TGATAAGTTCAAAAAGAACATCGGAAGGATTCACATATTTCCCGATATTCACGTTGACCTTACTTACAAAACCATTGATACTGCTGTAAACAGGTACACTTTTCTGAATATTCCCCGAATTCAGAGATTCAGGTTTGATATTGATAAGACGGAGCTGCTGTGCCAGAGAATTCATCAGGATTTTCTGGCTGTTCATTTCAGACTGGGCCTGCTGCATTACCTTATCACTGGTGGCCTGACTTTGATTAAGAGTTTTCTGACGGTTATAATCCAATTGGGCAAAATGCATTTTAGATTTTGCCATTAAATAATCCTGCTGAAGCTGAATAAACTGCGGATTTTCTATCACAGCAATCACCTGCCCTTTTGACACCGGCTTTCCCGGAAGCAGGCTGCTCGACTTTAAATATCCACCTAAAGGTATACTGACAGAAACCAGATTTTGTGGTGGTACATCTATCATTCCGTTAAGTTTTAAGACGGAAGAGATTTTCTGCAGAGAAAGTACTGTTGTTACTACAGTTGCATTTTTCAGTTGAGCATCGGTAAGAGTTACAACGTTTTCATCTTTGGAAGATACCGCTGCGGGTGCCGGCTCCGTTTTTCCATGATCTTTACACTCATAAAACATGAGCAATCCTATTATTGACAGGGAATATAATATAATTTTAAATTGACGTTTCATTGTTATGGATTTAAAGTAAGATATTCCAGCTCTATAGCACTCTGATTCAGTTTCCAGATTGCATCGGTGTAGCTGTTTTTTAAAGTAACCGCCTGATTGATCAAGATGACAAATTCCAGATAATTGATCTCACCGGCAAGAAACTGTTTTTTAGCTGTTTCAGTAATAATATTGGCATTTTTCAATTCTGAACTTTCATATTGCGAAACAATATCAAGGTTAGCATGATAAATCCCGGATGTCTTTCTGTACTGATTCTGCAGATTGAATTCCATGTTAGCAATATCACTTTCCACAACAGATTCTGCAATTTTTGCAGCCTGAATTCTGGCTTTCTGCCCACCTGAAAAAACAGGAACCGAAACCCCAAGCTGTACAGAATGAAACTGTGGTGTCCCATTGTACACTTTATCATCCGCGCCCATTCCTCTGAAGCTGTTGAGGTTATAGGCCAGCTGAAGTCCGGGAAGCATCTTTGCCTTTTCAAGGGCGATCTGCTGTTCAGAAATATTTTTCTGCTGTTGCAATACTTTAATAGCCGGATGTAAACTAAGCTCTTCTTTAAGGCCTCCATGATAAATTTTCTGATCTTCCGGAAGAAAATCTGTCTCTGCATTTAAAAGCCACTGAAGCTGATACCCCAGCACTGAAAGCTCCTGGTGTAATTGCTTTAACTGAATTTCAATAGAAGATTTCTGATTGGAAGCTGTAGTTTTTTCCAGGATATTACTTTCTCCAGCTTTCAGACGGATGTTCGCCTTATCCAGAAAATCAGTGTAAAGCTTCAACGTTTCCTGAAGAAGTTTCTCCTTTTCTTTTCCGTAGAGAATATTATAAAAGGTAAGACTTACGGCTTTCTTCAGCTCATATTCTTTAAGAGAAACGTTTAGCAGAGATTTTTTCCATTCTTCGGTGTATACGTTCTTCTGCTTTTTATATACGGTAGGAAATGCGATGTTCTGGGATATTCCGAATTTCATATCCGTCAAAGCACTGTTGATCTGCCCATAATCTACTGTGACTCCTGTCTGAGGAATATCAGATGATGATCTGATAAGGGCCTTTGTATATTCTGATTTTAATTTTTCATTTTTAAGATTTCTGTTATTTTTCAAAGCAATATCAACAGCATCCTGCAATGTAACAGGGGTCTGGGAACTGAAAAGCCCTGCAAAACCGAAGCAGACAAAAAAAGCCAGAGCGGAAATCTGTTTTTTATTTTTTATTTCTTTCATTTTTAAATCCTTTTTCAATAGTTACATACAATAATGGTAAGACAAACAGGGTCAGAAAAGTTGCAACCATCAGTCCTCCAATAACCACCGTTGCAAGAGGTCGTTGTACTTCAGCTCCTGCTCCATTGCTGACGGCCATCGGAATAAACCCCAGTGAAGCAACAAATGCTGTCATCAGCACTGGCCGAAGCCTTGATTCTCCACCATCTATGATGATTCTTACAATATTTTTAATTCCTTTCTTGTGAAGACGGTTAAACTCTGAAATCAACACAATACCATTTAGCACTGCCACTCCGAAGAGCGCAATAAATCCCACTCCTGCACTGATGCTGAAAGGCATTCCTCTTAGCGCCATCAGAAATACACCACCAATAATCGAAAGT
This genomic interval from Chryseobacterium joostei contains the following:
- a CDS encoding efflux RND transporter periplasmic adaptor subunit, whose product is MKRQFKIILYSLSIIGLLMFYECKDHGKTEPAPAAVSSKDENVVTLTDAQLKNATVVTTVLSLQKISSVLKLNGMIDVPPQNLVSVSIPLGGYLKSSSLLPGKPVSKGQVIAVIENPQFIQLQQDYLMAKSKMHFAQLDYNRQKTLNQSQATSDKVMQQAQSEMNSQKILMNSLAQQLRLINIKPESLNSGNIQKSVPVYSSINGFVSKVNVNIGKYVNPSDVLFELINPDDIHLNLKVYEKDLANLKKGQRFSAYTNAEPDKKYYGEILLISKDVNPGGWAEVHCHFEKYDQSLVPGMYMNAEIETSTSFSNAVPEESIVNFEGKDFVFIEEKKQTYRLTPVTLGEAENGFVQIINADDFKNKKIVIRNAYTLLMKLKNTADE